In Halarcobacter bivalviorum, a genomic segment contains:
- a CDS encoding nitrite/sulfite reductase has translation MATKESKAQRVERIKKEKDGLDVLQDIYLYAVTGEEVHPEDIDRFKWYGMYTQNKNLQAEDDNTLYFMLRVKLEGGELTLPQLKVVSEISEKYARGTADFTTRQDLQFHFIKVVDLPEIFRLLDTVGLSSIFAAGDVPRNVVSCPINGIDHEEIADVRETVDKLNEAFKGNRLFSNLPRKFKVGVNGCSKNCMHHEIQDVSFNAVKQENGKIQFALSVGGGLASNKRIANHIGFVTPSQVVPAAKAITKIYRDHGLREKRNKARLGHLIEEWGLEKFVEELQASLTFKIKEPNDIEYTNSRYREHFGIHESKQKGKSYIGCALNSGHIGVEGLNDLIKLFEKYGATSLKSTVTQNIIILDANTNTAEEFAQELEKVNIYPYPSNFRARVQACTGIDFCKFAISETKGVAKRLVDHLENKFPDFGERVSISVNGCPNSCAHPHIVDIGLMGTKVKKDGQTVTGFELLVGGFLEGDKSQFNEKTGIKFAVDDVNETIEEFIKEYISSDFSSFHDYILTKAK, from the coding sequence ATGGCAACAAAAGAGAGTAAAGCACAAAGAGTAGAGAGAATTAAAAAAGAGAAAGATGGTCTTGATGTACTTCAAGACATCTATCTTTATGCAGTAACTGGTGAAGAAGTACACCCAGAAGATATTGATAGATTTAAATGGTACGGAATGTACACACAAAATAAAAATCTACAAGCAGAAGATGATAATACTTTATATTTCATGCTTAGAGTTAAACTTGAAGGTGGAGAGTTAACACTTCCTCAATTAAAAGTTGTATCTGAAATATCTGAAAAATATGCAAGGGGAACTGCTGATTTTACAACAAGACAAGATTTACAATTTCACTTTATCAAAGTAGTTGATTTACCTGAAATTTTTAGACTTCTTGATACTGTAGGATTATCATCTATTTTTGCAGCGGGAGATGTTCCAAGAAACGTAGTATCATGTCCTATAAATGGTATTGACCATGAAGAAATTGCTGATGTAAGAGAAACTGTTGATAAGTTAAATGAAGCATTTAAAGGGAATAGACTATTTTCAAACTTACCTAGAAAGTTTAAAGTTGGTGTAAATGGATGTTCTAAAAACTGTATGCACCATGAGATTCAAGATGTAAGTTTTAATGCAGTAAAACAAGAGAATGGAAAAATTCAATTTGCACTTAGTGTTGGTGGTGGTTTAGCTTCAAACAAAAGAATTGCTAATCACATAGGATTTGTAACTCCTTCACAAGTTGTTCCAGCAGCTAAAGCTATTACTAAAATCTATAGAGACCATGGATTAAGAGAAAAAAGAAATAAAGCTAGACTTGGACACTTAATTGAAGAGTGGGGATTAGAAAAATTTGTTGAAGAGTTACAAGCTTCTTTAACATTTAAAATCAAAGAACCAAACGATATTGAATATACAAACTCAAGATATAGAGAACATTTTGGTATTCATGAGAGTAAACAAAAAGGTAAAAGTTATATCGGATGTGCTTTAAACTCTGGACATATTGGAGTTGAAGGGTTAAATGATTTAATCAAACTTTTTGAAAAATATGGAGCAACTTCATTAAAATCAACAGTTACTCAAAATATTATCATCTTAGATGCAAATACAAATACAGCAGAAGAGTTTGCACAAGAGTTAGAGAAAGTTAATATCTATCCATACCCATCTAACTTTAGAGCAAGAGTTCAAGCTTGTACAGGAATTGATTTCTGTAAATTTGCTATTTCTGAGACAAAAGGTGTTGCAAAAAGATTAGTTGACCACTTAGAAAACAAATTCCCTGATTTTGGGGAGAGAGTTTCTATCTCTGTAAATGGTTGTCCTAACTCTTGTGCACACCCACATATTGTTGATATTGGACTAATGGGAACAAAAGTTAAAAAAGATGGGCAAACTGTTACTGGTTTTGAACTTCTTGTTGGTGGATTCCTTGAAGGTGATAAATCACAATTCAATGAAAAAACTGGAATCAAGTTTGCAGTAGATGATGTAAATGAAACTATTGAAGAATTTATAAAAGAGTATATCTCTTCTGATTTTTCATCATTCCATGACTACATCTTAACTAAAGCAAAATAG
- a CDS encoding aminotransferase class V-fold PLP-dependent enzyme produces the protein MKKDIYRPFFDKNTQTLDFIRYNTIGKSKNEYFDYTASGLAFRQIENRIRDVLETYANTHSKESLNANITNQYYLEAIDSLCSSLELNEEFTVIPTGCGATAAIKKFQELIGVYIPPATLKRFGISVAKKKLPLIIVGPYEHHSNEVSYREALCEVQRIRLTDEGLVDLRQLKEVLQENRHREIIGCFCIASNVTGIITPYEEISRLLRLYGATVCFDAAASSPYMNIPCELYDALVMSPHKLLGGPASCGILAIRKSLVDNSLAPTFAGGGTVAYVNAQVQEYEKDISARETAGTPGIIQLIRAALAYQLRNEIGFEFIKKQKEELLKHLLKGLDEIEDITIYGNKTAANIGIISFNIANLNPYKICEKLSSNSGIQTRAGCSCAGPYGHDLLGKTSKEELEEKPGWLRISIHYSQTKEEIDRLLEAIKESIK, from the coding sequence ATGAAAAAAGATATCTACAGACCATTTTTTGATAAAAATACTCAAACTCTAGATTTTATTAGATATAACACTATAGGTAAAAGCAAAAATGAATATTTTGATTATACTGCTTCAGGACTTGCCTTTAGACAAATAGAGAATAGAATTAGAGATGTTCTTGAAACATATGCTAATACTCACTCTAAAGAGTCTTTAAATGCAAATATAACTAACCAATACTATTTAGAAGCAATTGATTCTTTATGCTCAAGCTTAGAACTAAATGAAGAGTTTACAGTTATACCTACTGGATGTGGGGCAACTGCTGCAATAAAAAAATTTCAAGAGCTTATTGGAGTATATATTCCACCGGCAACTTTAAAAAGATTTGGAATCTCTGTTGCTAAAAAAAAGCTTCCTCTTATTATTGTAGGACCTTATGAACACCATTCAAATGAAGTAAGTTATAGGGAAGCTCTTTGTGAAGTACAAAGAATTAGACTTACAGATGAAGGTTTAGTTGATTTACGGCAATTAAAAGAGGTTTTACAAGAGAATAGACATAGAGAGATTATAGGTTGTTTTTGTATTGCCTCAAATGTTACTGGAATTATTACACCTTATGAAGAGATTTCAAGACTTTTAAGACTTTATGGAGCAACTGTATGTTTTGATGCAGCAGCTAGTTCTCCTTATATGAATATTCCTTGTGAGTTATACGATGCATTAGTTATGTCTCCACATAAACTTTTAGGAGGTCCTGCTAGTTGTGGAATACTTGCAATTAGAAAATCTTTAGTGGATAACTCTTTAGCTCCAACTTTTGCAGGTGGAGGAACTGTTGCTTATGTAAATGCTCAAGTACAAGAGTATGAAAAAGATATAAGTGCAAGGGAAACTGCTGGAACACCTGGAATAATCCAACTAATTCGTGCAGCACTTGCTTATCAACTAAGAAATGAGATAGGTTTTGAATTTATTAAAAAGCAGAAAGAAGAGTTACTTAAACACCTTCTTAAAGGTTTAGATGAGATAGAAGATATAACTATTTATGGTAATAAAACAGCTGCAAATATAGGAATTATCTCTTTTAATATTGCAAATTTAAATCCTTATAAAATTTGTGAAAAACTATCATCAAATAGTGGAATTCAAACAAGAGCAGGTTGTTCTTGTGCTGGACCATATGGACATGATTTATTAGGCAAAACCTCTAAAGAAGAGTTAGAAGAGAAGCCAGGTTGGTTAAGAATTTCTATCCACTACTCTCAAACAAAAGAGGAAATTGATAGACTTTTAGAGGCTATTAAAGAATCAATAAAATAA
- a CDS encoding DUF4198 domain-containing protein, protein MKKFLMILTSLALGTTAFSHDLWVKASNDDVLKAQIIYGHDFPVPEVISEKRTGLFNPIEIIGEKESFVLSLKNENYNYEGKKLEEGTYLVNATYKPTAWIKTTDGKWEMNKTRKDTQKEVELCGIYSKMGKSILVVGNSDGEFATKALGKGLEITPLVKASEFKEGMPIKFRVTKDGKPLKIHEVYGSLDSYSKDESRMAFYSKTDLKGEFTFKALKSGFWYLKASYKADTNDANCEKIGMDTTLSFEVK, encoded by the coding sequence ATGAAAAAATTTTTAATGATTTTAACAAGTTTAGCCCTAGGAACAACAGCTTTCTCTCATGATTTATGGGTAAAAGCTTCAAATGATGATGTTTTAAAAGCACAGATAATTTATGGACATGATTTCCCTGTACCTGAAGTAATCTCTGAAAAGAGAACAGGGCTTTTTAATCCCATTGAGATAATTGGAGAAAAAGAGAGTTTTGTTCTTTCTTTAAAAAATGAAAACTATAATTATGAAGGTAAAAAACTAGAAGAGGGTACTTATCTTGTAAATGCTACATATAAACCAACTGCTTGGATTAAAACAACGGATGGAAAATGGGAAATGAATAAAACAAGAAAAGATACTCAAAAAGAAGTAGAGCTGTGTGGTATTTATTCTAAAATGGGTAAATCAATTTTAGTTGTAGGAAATAGTGATGGAGAGTTTGCTACAAAGGCCTTAGGAAAAGGTTTAGAGATTACTCCTTTAGTGAAAGCTTCGGAGTTTAAAGAGGGAATGCCTATTAAGTTTAGAGTTACAAAAGATGGGAAACCTTTAAAAATACATGAAGTTTATGGAAGTTTAGACTCATACTCAAAAGATGAATCAAGAATGGCATTTTACAGTAAAACAGACTTAAAAGGAGAGTTTACTTTCAAAGCTTTAAAGAGTGGATTTTGGTATTTAAAAGCCTCTTATAAAGCAGATACAAATGATGCTAATTGTGAAAAAATAGGAATGGATACAACTCTATCATTTGAAGTAAAATAA
- a CDS encoding TonB-dependent siderophore receptor: MEKKILSIVAASFIFFSNILFSADIENDSSVTLSSVTVTSEDSEENKNSYYKLGPTSATRTDTPLLETAQSVQVLTNQVLEDLNVVNLNSSLDYVSGVTRQNNFGGMWDNFSIRGFAGHENSGISLLKNGFADNRAYNAPRDTANIERIEFLKGPSGSLYGNSEPGGTINIVTKQPKFEAENKVEALIGSDDFYRVASDITGPLSDSFAYRLNVAAEKKKSFRDYVESQRFVIAPSFLWELNDTTSISYMGEYIRQEAPLDRGIVAINEDVEKLDPKTFFGNPNDGDMTLQNYTHQLRLEHFFSDSWSAKIGVAYKTGRFNGTGSEVKPFVNVTGDSVKLRTRYRDYNSEDISLQADIKNVSTIKGVKNTLLFGVEAYRYELDSLMYTLNNSVQIDNFNSNPIYTVLARGKGTLSTDKYEEQRGKALFVQDELAFSDSWRLLLGLRYDEIKMDLEDYKKDSSLVQNDYALSPRIGLTYLINPNFSWYVTSGKSFRPNSGVDVNGNSFEAEEGISFETGLKFESSDKEMGATLSIFRIDKENVLTASDPSGSYSIAAGEVRSQGLEFDIGGKITDNIKINANYTFTDTEVTKDAAGAKDYWTGEVVNLEGKALSNIPKHKAGLVLMWEDYLASKGSYGIGTNLIYVGERQGNYIDSFTLPSYVTAGLSSYWQVNKDLKFKLNIENILDKEYIASSYDRSWITPGSPRGFTLSMTYKF; this comes from the coding sequence ATGGAAAAGAAAATTCTTTCTATAGTTGCTGCATCTTTTATATTTTTTTCTAATATACTATTTTCAGCAGATATAGAAAATGATAGTAGCGTTACTTTATCTTCCGTAACCGTTACTAGTGAAGACTCAGAAGAGAATAAAAACTCTTACTACAAATTAGGTCCAACTTCAGCCACCCGTACAGATACCCCTTTATTAGAGACTGCTCAATCTGTCCAAGTATTAACAAATCAAGTTTTAGAAGATTTAAATGTTGTAAATTTAAATAGTAGTTTAGATTATGTAAGTGGAGTAACTAGACAAAATAACTTTGGAGGAATGTGGGATAACTTTTCAATTAGAGGTTTTGCAGGGCATGAAAACTCAGGAATAAGTCTTCTTAAAAATGGTTTTGCAGATAATAGAGCTTATAATGCTCCAAGAGATACTGCAAATATTGAAAGAATAGAGTTTTTAAAAGGTCCTTCAGGCTCTCTTTATGGAAATTCAGAACCAGGTGGAACTATAAATATAGTAACAAAACAACCTAAATTTGAAGCAGAGAATAAAGTAGAAGCACTAATAGGAAGTGATGACTTTTATAGAGTAGCTTCTGATATTACAGGACCTTTAAGTGACTCTTTTGCTTATAGACTAAATGTTGCAGCAGAAAAGAAAAAAAGTTTTCGAGACTATGTTGAAAGTCAAAGATTTGTTATTGCTCCTTCTTTTCTTTGGGAACTTAATGATACTACTTCAATCTCTTATATGGGAGAATATATTAGACAAGAAGCTCCATTAGATAGGGGAATCGTAGCAATCAATGAAGATGTAGAAAAGCTTGATCCTAAAACTTTTTTTGGTAATCCAAATGATGGAGATATGACTCTTCAAAATTATACGCATCAATTAAGATTAGAACATTTCTTTTCTGATTCATGGAGTGCAAAAATAGGAGTTGCATATAAAACTGGACGTTTTAATGGAACAGGCTCAGAGGTAAAACCCTTTGTAAATGTTACAGGAGATAGTGTAAAACTTCGTACTAGATATAGAGACTATAATTCAGAAGATATCTCTTTACAAGCAGATATAAAAAATGTTTCAACTATAAAAGGTGTAAAAAACACTCTTTTATTTGGAGTAGAGGCTTATCGTTATGAGTTAGATTCATTAATGTATACTCTTAATAACTCAGTACAAATTGACAATTTTAATTCAAATCCTATTTATACAGTATTAGCAAGAGGAAAAGGAACTCTAAGTACAGATAAATATGAAGAGCAAAGAGGAAAGGCTTTATTTGTTCAAGATGAATTGGCTTTCTCTGATTCTTGGAGACTTCTTTTAGGTTTAAGATATGATGAAATAAAGATGGATTTAGAAGATTATAAAAAAGATAGCTCTTTAGTTCAAAATGATTATGCTCTTTCTCCTAGAATAGGACTAACTTATCTTATTAATCCTAATTTCTCTTGGTATGTAACTTCAGGCAAATCATTTAGACCAAACTCAGGAGTTGATGTAAATGGAAATAGTTTTGAAGCAGAAGAGGGCATCTCTTTTGAAACAGGTTTAAAGTTTGAATCTTCTGATAAAGAGATGGGTGCAACTTTGTCAATATTTAGAATTGATAAAGAGAATGTTTTAACTGCTTCTGATCCAAGTGGAAGTTATTCAATAGCTGCAGGAGAGGTTAGAAGTCAAGGTCTAGAGTTTGATATAGGTGGAAAAATCACAGATAATATCAAAATAAATGCAAACTATACTTTTACAGATACAGAGGTTACTAAAGATGCAGCAGGTGCAAAAGATTATTGGACTGGAGAAGTTGTAAATTTAGAAGGGAAAGCTCTTTCAAACATCCCAAAACATAAAGCAGGACTAGTTTTAATGTGGGAAGATTATTTAGCTAGTAAAGGTTCTTATGGAATAGGGACTAATCTTATTTATGTGGGAGAAAGACAAGGAAACTATATTGATAGTTTTACTTTACCTTCTTATGTAACAGCTGGTTTAAGCTCTTATTGGCAAGTAAATAAGGATTTAAAATTCAAACTTAATATCGAAAATATTCTTGATAAAGAGTATATTGCAAGTAGTTATGATAGGTCTTGGATAACTCCAGGCTCACCAAGAGGTTTTACATTAAGTATGACATATAAATTTTAA
- a CDS encoding PAS domain-containing protein — protein MEFLESEFLIETKIPKDELIISRTDLRGNITYANETFARISGYEIDELIGQSHNILRHPDMPKRVFRQLWETLSVKEQWQGVVKNLRKDRGFYWVHATISGVYKDDKLVEYKSIRVPISFEQKVKYQKLYDEYRNVDRDNIRIIKYIS, from the coding sequence ATGGAATTCTTAGAGAGTGAATTTTTAATAGAAACAAAAATTCCTAAAGATGAATTAATTATTTCAAGAACAGATTTAAGAGGAAATATTACTTATGCAAATGAAACTTTTGCAAGAATTTCAGGTTATGAGATTGATGAATTAATAGGACAATCTCATAATATCTTACGACATCCTGATATGCCTAAAAGAGTCTTTCGACAACTTTGGGAAACTTTATCTGTAAAAGAACAATGGCAAGGAGTTGTAAAAAACCTTAGAAAGGATAGAGGTTTTTATTGGGTTCATGCAACTATTAGTGGAGTTTATAAAGATGATAAACTAGTAGAATATAAGTCAATTAGAGTACCTATCTCTTTTGAACAAAAAGTAAAATATCAAAAACTTTATGATGAATATAGAAATGTAGATAGAGATAATATTAGAATTATAAAATATATAAGTTAA
- a CDS encoding chaperone NapD produces MNISSIVVQTRPEYINEVVESLKKCEACEYHLHDEVGRVIVTIEGNGVQEELEKLRVIESIPHVVSADMQMAYSEDELDEHIEVLEDSDIVPKMLNEDIPVEDIVYRGDLKRKNLEGFAKEFDKR; encoded by the coding sequence ATGAATATTTCAAGTATAGTAGTACAAACAAGACCAGAGTATATTAATGAAGTTGTAGAGTCTTTAAAAAAATGTGAAGCCTGTGAGTATCATTTGCATGATGAGGTAGGAAGAGTAATTGTAACTATTGAGGGAAATGGTGTTCAAGAAGAGCTTGAAAAGTTAAGAGTAATTGAAAGTATTCCTCATGTGGTAAGTGCAGACATGCAAATGGCTTATAGTGAAGATGAGTTAGATGAACATATAGAAGTACTTGAAGACTCAGATATTGTTCCTAAAATGTTAAATGAAGATATACCAGTAGAAGATATTGTGTATAGAGGTGACCTTAAAAGAAAAAATTTAGAAGGTTTTGCTAAAGAGTTTGATAAAAGGTAA